The Lactuca sativa cultivar Salinas chromosome 2, Lsat_Salinas_v11, whole genome shotgun sequence genome includes a window with the following:
- the LOC128132429 gene encoding mitochondrial carrier protein MTM1-like produces the protein MTNLTSRMAVFGPNMMFTDLRCSPSCTRAGVHGTEGFGRLWRGTNAGLALAIPTVGIYLPCYDIFQNWFEEFATENAPSMTPYAPLLVGTMAGGAADCQFWHRNLGIKCHLHELANKSRISVTGASKMLANILYFLPWDGAKQSFYAALLFFTAKADVSRD, from the exons ATGACTAATCTTACGAGTCGAATGGCCGTTTTTGGACCAAACATG ATGTTTACGGATCTAAGATGTTCTCCATCATGTACGCGTGCTGGAGTACATGGTACA GAGGGATTTGGAAGATTATGGcgaggcaccaatgctggcctgGCATTGGCTATACCAACT GTGGGAATCTATCTGCCTTGCTATGACATCTTCCAGAATTGGTTTGAAGAGTTTGCAACTGAAAATGCTCCAAGCATGACACCGTATGCCCCTTTGCTG GTGGGGACAATGGCTGGAGGAGCTGCAGATTGTCAGTTTTGGCACAGAAATTTAGGCATTAAG tgTCATTTGCATGAATTGGCAAACAAGAGTAGGATTTCAGTGACTGGCGCTTCAAAGATGCTTGCCAACATTCTCTATTTCTTACCGTGGGATGG gGCAAAACAGTCATTTTACGCTGCGTTACTTTTTTTT ACAGCGAAGGCGGACGTCTCAAGGGACTAA